A window from Luteibacter flocculans encodes these proteins:
- a CDS encoding acyl-CoA thioesterase: MSDNHVGELVELLELERLEDNLFRGQSRDIGTRFVFGGQVLGQALSAAQRTVDPSREAHSLHAYFLRAGDINAPIVYSVERTRDGGSFSSRRVVAIQHGQPILNGSISFQEPEAGYEHQMSMPEVPAPEDVEPMPAMSAEQLGRLPEKTQRWLGIDGPFEFRHVWPRDELRPAKRPPYQHIWFRLTAPIADTLSLHQALLAYASDFHLIGTATLPHGISYLTRNMQMASLDHALWFHRPFRIDEWLLYSFDSPTSQGARGLARGMIYTRDGVLVASTAQEGLIRVREG; the protein is encoded by the coding sequence ATGTCGGACAACCACGTCGGCGAACTCGTCGAACTGCTCGAACTCGAACGCCTCGAAGACAACCTGTTCCGAGGCCAGAGTCGCGATATCGGCACCCGTTTCGTCTTCGGCGGCCAGGTGCTCGGCCAGGCCCTTTCTGCTGCGCAGCGCACCGTCGACCCGAGCCGCGAGGCGCACTCGCTGCATGCGTATTTCCTGCGTGCCGGCGACATCAACGCACCGATTGTCTACAGCGTGGAGCGCACGCGCGACGGTGGTTCGTTCTCGTCTCGCCGCGTGGTCGCGATCCAGCACGGGCAGCCGATCCTCAACGGCTCCATCTCGTTCCAGGAACCCGAAGCGGGCTACGAACACCAGATGTCGATGCCCGAGGTGCCGGCACCGGAAGACGTGGAGCCCATGCCCGCGATGTCAGCCGAACAGCTCGGTCGGTTGCCGGAGAAGACGCAGCGCTGGCTCGGCATCGACGGCCCGTTCGAATTCCGCCACGTGTGGCCGCGCGACGAACTGCGCCCGGCAAAGCGACCGCCGTACCAGCACATCTGGTTCCGCCTCACCGCACCGATCGCCGACACGCTGTCGTTGCATCAGGCGCTGTTGGCGTATGCCTCCGACTTCCACCTGATCGGCACGGCCACACTGCCGCATGGCATTTCCTATCTGACCCGCAACATGCAGATGGCGAGCCTCGACCATGCGCTGTGGTTCCATCGCCCGTTCCGTATCGACGAGTGGCTGCTCTACTCCTTCGACAGCCCCACCTCGCAGGGCGCGCGCGGCCTGGCGCGCGGCATGATCTACACCCGCGACGGCGTCCTCGTGGCCTCCACGGCGCAGGAAGGGCTCATC
- a CDS encoding N-acetylmuramoyl-L-alanine amidase — protein sequence MIDILHAPLPYETLLPERQPGNIDLVVIHCTELPDLAMAREYGERVLYDSGAGNSGHYYIDRDGSVLCYVDPLRVAHHTRGYNPRSIGIELVNTGRYPDWFHSARQTMTEPYPEKQIDALRALLDHLVERFPSLRHIAGHEDLDTATVPASDDPENEVPRKRDPGPQFPWARAYDPSRLGRLGT from the coding sequence ATGATCGACATCCTTCATGCCCCCCTGCCGTACGAGACCCTGCTGCCGGAACGGCAGCCCGGCAACATCGACCTCGTGGTGATCCACTGCACCGAGCTGCCCGACCTCGCCATGGCACGCGAGTACGGCGAGCGCGTGCTCTACGACTCCGGTGCGGGTAACAGCGGCCATTACTACATCGATCGCGACGGCTCGGTCCTCTGCTACGTGGACCCGCTGCGCGTCGCCCACCATACCCGCGGCTACAACCCTCGCTCGATCGGCATCGAACTGGTGAATACGGGCCGCTACCCGGACTGGTTCCATTCGGCACGGCAGACGATGACCGAGCCCTATCCCGAGAAACAGATCGATGCGCTGCGAGCGCTGCTCGATCATCTCGTCGAACGCTTTCCGTCGCTGCGCCACATCGCCGGGCACGAAGACCTGGACACCGCCACCGTGCCGGCCAGCGACGATCCGGAAAACGAGGTGCCGCGAAAGCGCGATCCGGGTCCGCAATTCCCTTGGGCGCGCGCCTACGACCCGTCTCGGCTCGGCAGGCTCGGCACCTAG
- a CDS encoding alpha/beta hydrolase, giving the protein MRGHIILSHGSDSGPDATKVSALAAVAESLGWRTSRPDYREDDAHGHAGCIDPRLVRLAAEIAASPAPPVLVGSSMGAFVSGLASLDAPVAGLFLLALPARIPGYPRAFAARPGVPSFLVHGYADDVCPLDEALNVARHHAMPALLVEDDHRLSASLPDIEAEFRRFLGRFA; this is encoded by the coding sequence ATGCGCGGCCACATCATCCTTTCCCATGGGTCCGATTCCGGCCCCGACGCCACCAAGGTGAGCGCGCTGGCGGCCGTGGCCGAATCGCTTGGCTGGCGCACCTCCCGTCCGGACTATCGCGAGGACGACGCGCACGGCCATGCCGGCTGCATCGATCCGCGGCTGGTGCGGCTGGCCGCCGAGATCGCCGCATCGCCGGCACCGCCGGTGCTGGTCGGGTCCAGCATGGGCGCGTTCGTGTCCGGGCTCGCATCGCTCGATGCGCCGGTCGCCGGTCTGTTCCTGTTGGCCTTGCCGGCGCGCATTCCCGGCTATCCCCGTGCCTTCGCCGCACGCCCCGGGGTGCCGTCGTTCCTCGTCCATGGCTATGCCGACGACGTGTGCCCCCTGGACGAGGCGCTGAACGTCGCTCGCCATCACGCGATGCCGGCCCTGCTGGTCGAGGACGACCACCGTCTGTCGGCCAGTCTTCCCGACATCGAAGCCGAGTTCCGTCGTTTCCTGGGCCGATTCGCATGA
- the rlmKL gene encoding bifunctional 23S rRNA (guanine(2069)-N(7))-methyltransferase RlmK/23S rRNA (guanine(2445)-N(2))-methyltransferase RlmL gives MTAFFATCPKGLEYLLKDELIAIGAEDVREALAGVSFAGTIETAYRACLWSRMASRVLLPLAEFDAADPEALYAGVQDIDWAEHLAPHGTLAVDANTALSKLTHSQFIALKTKDAIVDQFRAASGARPDVDPEEPDVRVNVRVRRDRATLSIDLSGSPLHRRGWREQQGEAPLKENLAAAMLVRAQWPRIYAEGGALVDPMCGSGTLLIEGALMAADVAPGLRRDYYGFLGWLKHDYALWRSIYDEAKARADEGLRALRPVFFGSDSDPHMVQTAKRNAQSAGVAGFMHLDRRDAVHAEPPPETPLGLVITNPPYGERLGDRAELPQLYRDLGQALKDRFAGWRAAVLAGDEELGRALRLSPDKRYALYNGALETPLLTFALRARDEAPREAKPLSAGAQMLKNRLEKNIRHLRKRLVREGITCWRAYDQDLPEYAAAIDVYEDWLHVQEYKAPQDVPVDVARSRMREIVRVAGEVLGVPRERIAVKTRERGKGGSKYGQFDQKGEFVEVHEGGLTFLINPTDYLDTGLFLDHRLVRARIRELAAGKHFLNLFAYTGTASVYAAAGDARDTTTVDLSGTYLDWASRNLALNGFTGNRHRLVQEDAFTFLRSRSMQYGLIYVDPPTFSNSKKADDFDVQRDHAALLLLCAERLLPDGVIVFSNNYRRFQLDREALEPHFAIEDWSAASIPFDFARRHDIHGCWLLRKPFVNPWKT, from the coding sequence ATGACCGCTTTCTTCGCCACCTGTCCCAAAGGCCTGGAATACCTGCTCAAGGACGAACTGATCGCGATCGGCGCGGAAGACGTACGCGAGGCGCTGGCCGGCGTGTCGTTCGCGGGCACGATCGAAACCGCCTATCGCGCCTGCCTTTGGTCGCGCATGGCCAGCCGCGTGCTGCTGCCGCTCGCCGAGTTCGACGCCGCCGACCCGGAGGCTCTGTATGCGGGCGTGCAGGACATCGACTGGGCCGAGCATCTTGCGCCGCACGGCACGCTCGCAGTGGACGCCAACACCGCGCTGAGCAAGCTCACCCACAGCCAGTTCATCGCGCTCAAGACCAAGGACGCGATCGTGGACCAGTTCCGCGCGGCGAGCGGCGCGCGTCCCGATGTCGATCCCGAGGAGCCGGACGTTCGCGTGAACGTGCGCGTCCGGCGCGATCGCGCCACGCTGTCGATCGATCTGTCCGGTTCGCCGCTGCACCGCCGTGGCTGGCGCGAGCAGCAGGGCGAGGCGCCGCTCAAGGAAAACCTCGCGGCGGCCATGCTGGTGCGCGCGCAGTGGCCGCGTATCTACGCGGAGGGTGGGGCGCTGGTGGACCCGATGTGCGGCTCGGGCACGCTGTTGATCGAAGGCGCGCTCATGGCGGCCGACGTCGCGCCCGGCCTGCGCCGCGATTACTACGGGTTTCTCGGATGGTTGAAGCACGACTACGCGCTGTGGCGCAGCATCTACGACGAGGCGAAGGCACGGGCCGATGAAGGCTTGCGTGCGCTCCGCCCCGTGTTCTTCGGCAGCGACTCGGACCCGCACATGGTGCAGACGGCCAAGCGCAACGCGCAGAGCGCGGGCGTAGCCGGTTTCATGCATCTGGACCGCCGCGATGCGGTGCATGCGGAGCCGCCGCCGGAGACGCCGCTCGGCCTCGTCATCACCAACCCGCCGTACGGCGAACGTCTGGGCGACCGCGCCGAGTTGCCGCAGCTCTATCGCGATCTGGGCCAGGCGCTGAAGGATCGTTTCGCAGGATGGCGTGCCGCCGTGTTGGCGGGCGACGAGGAACTCGGGCGGGCGCTTCGCCTCAGCCCCGACAAGCGTTACGCGCTCTACAACGGCGCTCTGGAAACGCCGTTGCTGACCTTCGCCCTGCGCGCACGGGACGAGGCGCCACGCGAAGCCAAGCCGCTCTCCGCGGGCGCGCAGATGCTGAAGAACCGGCTGGAGAAAAACATCCGCCATCTGCGCAAGCGTCTGGTGCGCGAAGGGATCACCTGCTGGCGCGCCTACGACCAGGATCTGCCCGAGTACGCCGCGGCGATCGACGTCTACGAAGACTGGCTGCACGTGCAGGAATACAAGGCGCCGCAGGACGTACCGGTCGACGTGGCGCGGTCGCGCATGCGGGAGATCGTGCGCGTTGCGGGCGAGGTGCTGGGCGTGCCGCGCGAGCGCATCGCCGTCAAGACGCGCGAGCGCGGCAAGGGCGGCTCCAAGTACGGCCAGTTCGACCAGAAGGGGGAGTTCGTCGAGGTGCATGAGGGTGGCCTGACCTTCCTCATCAACCCCACCGATTACCTCGATACCGGTTTGTTCCTCGATCACCGGCTGGTACGCGCGCGCATTCGCGAGCTGGCCGCCGGCAAGCATTTCCTGAACCTGTTCGCTTACACCGGAACGGCCAGCGTCTATGCCGCCGCGGGTGACGCGCGGGATACGACCACCGTCGATCTGTCAGGTACCTATCTCGATTGGGCGTCGCGGAACCTGGCCCTGAACGGCTTTACGGGTAACCGCCATCGCCTGGTTCAGGAAGACGCCTTCACCTTCCTGCGCAGCCGATCGATGCAGTACGGGCTCATCTACGTCGATCCGCCGACTTTCTCGAACTCCAAGAAGGCGGACGACTTCGACGTCCAGCGCGATCACGCGGCGTTGCTGCTCCTGTGTGCCGAGCGTTTGCTACCGGACGGCGTGATCGTGTTCTCCAACAACTACCGCCGTTTCCAGCTTGATCGCGAGGCGCTGGAACCCCACTTTGCCATCGAAGACTGGAGCGCTGCGAGCATCCCGTTCGACTTCGCCAGGCGCCACGATATCCACGGCTGCTGGCTGCTTCGGAAGCCGTTCGTGAATCCGTGGAAAACGTGA
- a CDS encoding DUF6491 family protein — protein MNVRYLLAASLLVTCAVQAQDARPQARQELPYADCLRTDQINEWNVIDDRTLTVRNGPNRFLVKTTVACPRMDLGGGVHFRASESDKAVGGMRICGGINEQIVRRDDPPCQIQSVEKIDEKTFDHLKKKAKRSGSGAEPNGMVH, from the coding sequence ATGAACGTCCGCTACCTGCTTGCCGCCTCTCTGCTGGTCACCTGCGCCGTGCAGGCGCAGGACGCACGCCCCCAGGCGCGCCAGGAACTCCCGTATGCCGACTGCCTGCGTACGGACCAGATCAACGAATGGAACGTCATCGACGACCGGACGCTTACGGTGCGCAACGGACCCAACCGCTTCCTCGTGAAGACCACGGTCGCCTGCCCACGCATGGACCTGGGCGGCGGCGTCCACTTCCGCGCCTCGGAAAGCGACAAGGCTGTCGGAGGCATGCGCATTTGCGGCGGCATCAACGAGCAGATCGTTCGCCGAGACGATCCGCCGTGCCAGATCCAGTCGGTGGAAAAGATCGACGAGAAAACGTTCGACCACCTCAAGAAGAAGGCCAAGCGCAGCGGATCGGGCGCCGAGCCCAACGGCATGGTGCACTGA
- the mfd gene encoding transcription-repair coupling factor, producing the protein MPVALPRPPLPVNAKTRRYWTVPHGSSWALEIAEAARAHDGLLVVVVRDTRSADNLESELAVFAGDLPVLHFPDWETLPYDVFSPHPEVVSQRIATLYRLPTTRRGVLVVPVATLMQRIAPRTHITGSGLVLRKGQKLDLLGEQRRLEAAGYRNVPQVTEPGDFAVRGALIDIYAMGASEPYRVELFDDEVESIRTFDTETQRSQHQVDAVDLLPAREFPLTEDAAKTFRTNLRERFPIDIRRCPLYQDMKEGVTPGGIEYYLPMFFPATETLFDYMAGDALFVLGEGTLESSEQFWTQTAERYEQRAHDIERPVLPPAEIYLPPEQLRERLNRQARVDVVAKGHEHAVDLGTQPAPDVPLNRKGEEPGTALRHFLASYPGRVLIAADSAGRREALIEQLAGAGLKPVNVDDWKDFLARSEPLTITAASLEQGFALTEPALTVLTERELFGERVRTDRKRRVGAARDPESIIKDLTELSIGSPIVHIDHGVGRYQGLVSLDVGDMPGEFLTIEYAKGDKLYVPVAQLGLVSRYTGTAPELAPLHSLGGDAWERARKKAAEKVRDVAAELLAIYAQREARQGESLPVDRQMIEEFAATFPFEETADQQAAIDAVIVDLAAPRAMDRVVCGDVGFGKTEVALRAAFAAATAGKQVAVLVPTTLLAQQHYRNFADRFADWPVRVDVLSRFKSKKEVDAALERLADGQIDVIVGTHKLLQPDIRFKNLGLVIVDEEQRFGVRQKEQLKRLRAEVDLLTLTATPIPRTLNMAMSGLRDLSIIATPPAHRSAVRTLISTYQPALIREAIQRELARGGQVYFLHNEVESIERTARELGELVPEARIRVAHGQMPERELEQVMADFHRQRFNVLVSTTIIESGIDIPTANTIVVNRADRFGLAQLHQLRGRVGRSHHRAYAYLIVPDRKAMTADAEKRLEALASLEELGAGFTLATHDLEIRGAGEMLGEEQSGQIQEIGFGLYTELLDRAVRALKSGKVPDFDLTSEHETEVELHVPALIPEDYLPDVHTRLTLYKRIASARNDDGLRELQVEMIDRFGLLPDQTKCLFAVAQLKLMATPLGIRKVDFGANGGRITFRDKPDIDPMALIKLIQQQPRVFKMDGQDKLRVIMELPGATERIRTAQDLLVALGAPRPG; encoded by the coding sequence ATGCCTGTCGCGCTTCCCCGCCCCCCGCTTCCCGTCAACGCCAAGACCCGTCGCTACTGGACCGTGCCGCACGGCTCGTCCTGGGCCCTGGAAATCGCCGAGGCCGCCCGGGCCCACGACGGCCTGCTCGTCGTGGTGGTCCGTGACACGCGCAGCGCGGACAACCTCGAAAGCGAACTTGCGGTGTTTGCGGGCGATTTGCCGGTGCTGCATTTCCCGGACTGGGAAACCCTGCCCTACGACGTCTTCAGCCCGCACCCGGAAGTGGTATCGCAACGCATCGCGACGCTTTACCGCCTGCCGACCACGCGGCGCGGCGTGCTCGTGGTGCCCGTGGCGACGCTGATGCAGCGCATCGCGCCGCGCACGCACATCACCGGCTCAGGGCTCGTGCTGCGCAAGGGGCAGAAGCTGGATCTGCTCGGCGAGCAGCGCCGCCTGGAAGCCGCTGGCTACCGGAATGTGCCGCAGGTCACCGAGCCCGGTGACTTCGCCGTCCGTGGCGCGCTCATCGACATCTATGCCATGGGCGCCAGCGAGCCCTATCGCGTGGAACTGTTCGACGACGAAGTCGAGTCGATCCGTACCTTCGACACCGAGACCCAGCGTTCGCAGCACCAGGTGGACGCCGTGGACCTGCTGCCGGCGCGCGAATTCCCGCTGACCGAAGACGCCGCGAAGACCTTCCGCACCAACCTGCGCGAACGCTTTCCGATCGACATTCGCCGCTGCCCGCTCTACCAGGACATGAAGGAAGGCGTGACGCCCGGCGGCATCGAGTACTACCTGCCGATGTTCTTCCCCGCCACCGAAACCCTGTTCGACTACATGGCAGGCGATGCACTGTTCGTACTCGGCGAGGGCACGCTGGAATCGTCGGAACAGTTCTGGACGCAGACCGCCGAACGCTACGAGCAACGCGCGCACGACATCGAGCGGCCCGTCCTGCCGCCCGCGGAAATCTACCTCCCGCCCGAGCAGTTGCGCGAGCGGCTGAACCGCCAGGCGCGCGTGGACGTGGTGGCGAAGGGTCACGAGCACGCGGTGGATCTGGGGACGCAGCCGGCACCGGATGTTCCGCTCAATCGGAAGGGCGAAGAGCCCGGCACGGCACTGCGTCACTTCCTTGCCAGCTATCCCGGACGCGTGCTCATCGCGGCCGATTCCGCAGGCCGCCGCGAAGCCTTGATCGAGCAACTGGCAGGGGCCGGCTTGAAGCCGGTGAACGTCGACGACTGGAAGGATTTCCTGGCACGCAGCGAACCGCTCACGATCACCGCGGCGTCGCTCGAACAGGGTTTTGCGCTGACCGAGCCCGCGCTCACGGTACTGACCGAACGCGAACTGTTCGGCGAACGCGTGCGCACGGACCGCAAGCGCCGCGTCGGCGCGGCACGCGATCCGGAAAGCATCATCAAGGACCTCACCGAGCTGTCCATCGGCTCGCCGATCGTGCACATCGATCACGGTGTGGGTCGTTACCAGGGCCTGGTGTCGCTCGACGTCGGCGACATGCCGGGCGAATTCCTCACCATCGAATACGCCAAGGGCGACAAGCTCTACGTGCCGGTGGCGCAGCTCGGACTGGTCAGCCGCTACACCGGCACCGCGCCCGAGCTGGCGCCGCTGCATTCGCTGGGCGGCGACGCATGGGAACGCGCGCGCAAGAAGGCTGCCGAGAAGGTGCGCGACGTGGCCGCCGAACTGCTGGCGATCTACGCCCAGCGTGAAGCCCGCCAGGGTGAATCGCTGCCGGTGGATCGGCAGATGATCGAGGAATTCGCCGCGACGTTCCCGTTCGAGGAAACCGCGGACCAACAGGCCGCCATCGATGCCGTCATCGTCGATCTCGCCGCGCCGCGCGCGATGGATCGCGTGGTCTGCGGCGACGTGGGCTTCGGCAAGACCGAGGTGGCGCTGCGTGCCGCCTTCGCCGCCGCCACGGCGGGCAAGCAGGTGGCTGTGCTGGTGCCCACCACCCTGCTCGCGCAACAGCATTACCGCAACTTCGCCGACCGCTTCGCGGACTGGCCGGTACGCGTCGACGTGCTTTCGCGCTTCAAGTCGAAGAAGGAAGTGGACGCCGCGCTCGAACGACTGGCCGACGGACAGATCGACGTCATCGTCGGCACGCACAAGCTGCTTCAGCCGGACATTCGCTTCAAGAACCTGGGCCTCGTCATCGTCGACGAGGAACAACGTTTCGGCGTGCGCCAGAAGGAACAGTTGAAGCGCCTGCGTGCCGAGGTCGATCTGCTGACCCTCACCGCCACGCCCATCCCGCGTACGCTAAACATGGCGATGAGCGGACTGCGCGATCTTTCGATCATCGCGACGCCGCCGGCCCATCGCAGCGCCGTCCGCACGCTCATTTCCACTTACCAGCCGGCGCTGATCCGCGAGGCCATTCAGCGCGAGCTCGCGCGCGGCGGCCAGGTGTATTTCCTGCACAACGAAGTCGAATCGATCGAGCGCACCGCGCGCGAGCTGGGCGAGTTGGTACCCGAAGCGCGCATCCGCGTGGCGCATGGACAGATGCCGGAACGCGAGCTGGAACAGGTGATGGCCGACTTCCATCGCCAACGCTTCAACGTGCTCGTATCGACAACCATCATCGAGTCGGGCATCGACATTCCCACCGCCAACACCATCGTCGTGAATCGCGCAGACCGTTTCGGCCTCGCTCAGCTTCACCAGCTGCGCGGACGCGTGGGTCGTTCGCATCACCGCGCCTACGCCTACCTCATCGTGCCTGACCGCAAGGCGATGACGGCTGATGCAGAGAAGCGCCTCGAAGCCCTCGCCTCACTGGAAGAACTCGGTGCCGGCTTCACGCTCGCCACGCATGACCTGGAAATCCGTGGCGCGGGCGAGATGCTGGGCGAGGAGCAGTCGGGCCAGATCCAGGAGATCGGTTTCGGCCTCTACACCGAGCTGCTGGACCGCGCGGTGCGGGCATTGAAATCAGGCAAGGTGCCGGATTTCGACCTCACCTCCGAACACGAGACCGAGGTCGAACTGCACGTACCGGCACTGATCCCCGAGGATTACCTGCCGGACGTCCACACGCGACTGACGCTGTACAAGCGCATCGCCAGCGCACGCAACGACGATGGGCTGCGCGAACTGCAGGTGGAAATGATCGACCGTTTCGGCCTGCTTCCCGACCAGACCAAGTGCCTGTTCGCTGTGGCCCAGTTGAAGCTCATGGCCACGCCGCTCGGCATTCGCAAGGTGGACTTCGGTGCCAACGGTGGCCGCATCACGTTCCGCGACAAGCCGGACATCGATCCCATGGCGCTGATCAAGCTGATTCAGCAGCAGCCACGTGTGTTCAAGATGGACGGCCAAGACAAGTTGCGCGTGATCATGGAACTGCCGGGTGCCACGGAACGGATCCGCACGGCGCAGGATCTACTGGTAGCTCTGGGCGCGCCACGACCCGGCTGA
- a CDS encoding cation diffusion facilitator family transporter, protein MSGHADSKRAIFLALGANFAIFVAKLVAAIFTGSGAMLAEAVHSLADCGNQGLLLLGMRQAKRPPSADYPLGWGRALYFWSFLVAILLFSVGGMFSVYEGIHKLTHPEPLRWAWLAIGVLAFSIVTEGISMHGCLQEVNKARDGRTLWQWFRETRASELLVIFGEDLAALVGLCLALIAVVLTMITGNLIFDALGTIAIGVLLIVVAVAVAREVKALLIGQGVEPKQRAAMVAFLEGREEIEVVYNVLTLQMGTDVMVAVKARMAPAPTARAMVEAINIVEADFKARFRDVRWSFFEPDYAD, encoded by the coding sequence ATGTCGGGACACGCCGATTCGAAGCGCGCGATCTTCCTCGCGCTCGGAGCCAACTTCGCCATCTTCGTCGCCAAGCTCGTCGCGGCCATCTTCACGGGCTCGGGCGCCATGCTCGCCGAAGCGGTGCACTCGCTCGCGGACTGCGGCAACCAGGGCCTGCTCCTGCTCGGCATGCGCCAGGCCAAGCGGCCGCCTTCGGCCGACTATCCGCTCGGCTGGGGGCGCGCCCTGTATTTCTGGTCGTTCCTCGTCGCCATCCTGCTCTTCAGCGTGGGCGGCATGTTCTCGGTCTACGAGGGCATCCACAAGCTCACCCACCCGGAACCGCTGCGCTGGGCTTGGCTGGCCATCGGCGTGCTGGCCTTCTCGATCGTGACCGAAGGCATCTCCATGCATGGCTGCCTGCAGGAGGTGAACAAGGCTCGCGACGGTCGAACCCTGTGGCAGTGGTTCCGCGAAACGCGCGCCAGCGAACTGCTGGTGATCTTCGGCGAGGATCTCGCTGCGCTGGTCGGTCTCTGCCTGGCCCTCATCGCCGTAGTGCTGACGATGATCACCGGCAACCTGATCTTCGACGCTCTCGGCACCATCGCCATCGGCGTGCTGCTGATCGTGGTCGCTGTGGCGGTAGCCCGCGAGGTGAAGGCGCTTCTGATCGGCCAGGGCGTGGAGCCGAAGCAGCGCGCTGCCATGGTCGCCTTCCTCGAAGGTCGCGAGGAAATCGAGGTCGTCTACAACGTGCTGACCCTGCAGATGGGCACCGACGTGATGGTGGCCGTGAAAGCCCGGATGGCGCCCGCGCCCACGGCGCGCGCCATGGTCGAGGCGATCAACATCGTGGAGGCCGACTTCAAGGCCCGATTCCGTGACGTGCGCTGGAGTTTCTTCGAGCCCGACTACGCCGATTGA
- a CDS encoding Slp family lipoprotein has product MRTSIVRLAVPAVVLAAALSGCAPAPIYKPTPNNAAVPPAQVAREPERYGNADVIWGGRIVNVRNFADHSEIEVLAYPLDGSQRPKANDTGNGRFIAAMPGYVESLDYPSGGLVTIAGRLNGTRTGNVGQAQYTFPLVSVNQSHVWTAKEMSGGHPNVSFGVGVGVIR; this is encoded by the coding sequence ATGCGTACTTCCATCGTCCGTCTCGCCGTCCCTGCCGTTGTCCTTGCCGCCGCCCTCAGTGGCTGCGCGCCCGCCCCGATCTACAAGCCCACGCCGAACAACGCTGCCGTGCCGCCGGCCCAAGTGGCGCGCGAGCCTGAGCGCTACGGCAACGCTGACGTGATCTGGGGCGGGCGCATCGTCAACGTGCGCAACTTCGCCGACCACAGCGAAATCGAAGTCCTCGCCTACCCCCTCGACGGGTCGCAGCGGCCCAAGGCCAACGACACCGGCAACGGCCGCTTCATCGCCGCCATGCCGGGTTACGTCGAAAGCCTCGACTACCCGTCTGGCGGCCTCGTCACGATCGCAGGCCGACTCAACGGCACGCGCACCGGCAACGTCGGGCAGGCGCAGTACACGTTCCCGCTGGTGTCCGTGAACCAGTCGCACGTCTGGACGGCCAAGGAGATGTCGGGCGGCCATCCGAACGTCAGCTTTGGCGTGGGCGTCGGCGTCATACGGTAA
- a CDS encoding 23S rRNA (adenine(2030)-N(6))-methyltransferase RlmJ, which produces MNYRHAYHAGNFADVLKHMVLVALIESLQKKAAPFCYIDTHAGRGRYDLRGSEARKTAEADAGFGVLRTATGLPPLLWKWLEIVRACNEGDESMRHYPGSPWIAAHLMRPGDSAQLCELHGEEAAALRQLFHHDSRVHVHQRDGYEAMRALVPPKEKRGLVLIDPPFEAQDAEFRLIEKSLKAAMEKWPGGIYAIWYPVKLRSHVQPFHRWLSKSGAKRVLAAEVLLRPDDSPLRLNGTGIAIVNAPWKFDEVLRDSLRLLPKLLGTPGESEYRLTWLVEEGGDETPAHVSQAPRSVRRR; this is translated from the coding sequence ATGAATTATCGCCACGCCTACCACGCCGGCAATTTTGCCGATGTCCTCAAGCACATGGTGCTCGTGGCCCTGATCGAATCGCTGCAGAAGAAAGCGGCGCCGTTCTGCTACATCGACACGCACGCCGGGCGCGGTCGCTATGACCTGCGAGGCTCCGAGGCGCGCAAGACCGCCGAGGCCGATGCCGGTTTCGGCGTGCTTCGTACCGCCACCGGCCTGCCGCCGCTGCTGTGGAAATGGCTGGAGATCGTTCGCGCCTGCAACGAAGGCGACGAGTCGATGCGCCATTACCCGGGGTCGCCTTGGATCGCCGCGCACCTCATGCGGCCGGGCGACTCCGCGCAGCTGTGCGAACTGCACGGCGAGGAAGCCGCGGCGTTGCGCCAGCTCTTCCACCACGACAGCCGCGTACACGTCCACCAGCGCGATGGCTATGAAGCCATGCGAGCCCTGGTGCCGCCGAAGGAAAAGCGCGGGCTGGTGCTGATCGATCCTCCATTCGAGGCGCAGGACGCCGAGTTCCGGCTGATCGAGAAGTCGCTGAAGGCTGCCATGGAAAAGTGGCCGGGCGGCATCTATGCCATCTGGTATCCGGTCAAGCTGCGCAGCCATGTGCAGCCGTTCCATCGCTGGCTGAGCAAGAGCGGCGCGAAGCGCGTGCTCGCTGCCGAAGTGCTGCTGCGTCCGGACGACTCGCCGCTGCGCCTCAACGGCACAGGCATCGCCATCGTGAACGCACCGTGGAAGTTCGATGAGGTACTGCGCGATTCGCTGCGTCTGCTGCCCAAACTGCTGGGCACCCCGGGCGAATCCGAATACCGGCTGACCTGGCTGGTCGAGGAAGGCGGGGATGAAACCCCCGCCCACGTTTCGCAGGCACCGCGTTCAGTGCGAAGGCGCTAA